One Brassica napus cultivar Da-Ae chromosome C4, Da-Ae, whole genome shotgun sequence genomic region harbors:
- the LOC106447311 gene encoding 28 kDa ribonucleoprotein, chloroplastic-like, which translates to MAVLEAALSILSFASSSSSKPHLFSRQTKPTSLSTQIPSNLTSVFPLSTPLRAGGDNNSRRLVSVCSSVTEEEASPPTEETQKENLKRKLFVFNLPWSMSVNDISQLFGQCGTVSSVEIIKQKDGKNRGFAFVTMSSGEEAQSAVEKFDSFQVSGRIIRVSFAKRFKKPTVKPPNALPPSTQETRHKLYVSNLAWKARSTHLREFFTAADFNLVSARVVFADPGGRASGYGFVSFPTREEAEDAISKLDGKELMGRPISLKFSLRSAGESEDSNTIEDNNTSEEEPEDGDDTIEASEEKPVE; encoded by the exons ATGGCGGTTCTCGAAGCTGCTCTCTCCATCCTCTCCTtcgcttcttcttcatcctcaaaaCCTCATCTCTTCTCTAGGCAAACTAAACCCACCTCCTTAAGTACTCAAATTCCAAGTAACCTCACTTCCGTCTTCCCTCTCAGTACTCCTCTTCGCGCCGGCGGCGATAATAACTCTCGGCGGCTCGTCTCCGTATGCTCTTCCGTCACGGAGGAAGAAGCATCTCCTCCGACCGAAGAAACCCAGAAGGAGAATCTCAAAAGGAAGCTCTTTGTATTCAATCTCCCTTGGTCCATGAGTGTCAACGACATTTCCCAGCTCTTCGGACAATGCGGGACTGTCTCCAGCGTCGAG atcataaagcaaaaagatGGGAAGAACAGAGGTTTCGCTTTCGTAACAATGTCTTCTGGAGAAGAAGCTCAATCCGCTGTTGAAAAGTTCGATTCTTTC CAAGTCTCGGGGAGGATCATAAGGGTAAGCTTTGCAAAAAGGTTCAAGAAGCCTACCGTGAAACCTCCTAACGCTCTTCCTCCTTCTACTCAAGAAACTCGTCACAAACTCTACGTGTCTAACCTCGCTTGGAAAGCGAGATCAACCCATCTCCGTGAGTTCTTCACTGCTGCAGACTTCAACCTTGTTTCAGCTCGTGTTGTTTTCGCAGACCCTGGAGGAAGAGCTTCTGGCTATGGCTTTGTCTCGTTCCCTACTAGAGAAGAAGCTGAGGATGCAATCTCTAAATTGGACGGGAAG GAGCTAATGGGCAGACCCATCAGTCTAAAGTTTAGCTTGAGAAGCGCTGGTGAATCTGAAGATAGTAACACAATAGAAGACAACAATACTTCTGAAGAAGAACCTGAAGATGGTGATGACACAATAGAAGCCTCTGAAGAAAAACCTGTGGAGTGA
- the LOC106447310 gene encoding RING-H2 finger protein ATL28-like, which yields MASTTTIPDPDVFPTITMPITVILTGGLLFIIIAGFFTLFFWRCLLNRLSSAWTLQRTPYGDLIHVTTPPENTGLDSFIIKSFPVILYSSATMRNQCTECAICLAEFSDEDTVRLITVCRHGFHSTCIDSWFESHKTCPVCRCELDPGVVGSGSHESLHNTVTITIQDLNYEEVNPPSTSSSKRFPEAASAWPFSRSHSTGRFMVKTKREHYQFKENYPTTSSSKRLMEASACRFSRSHSTGHFMVKTMDKTKGKHYQTGSSVMFEENNPTTSSSKRLMEASAWRFSRSYSTGQFMGKTRDVTMKIKGRHYQTGSCASFDELTRYDEATGYGMAW from the coding sequence ATGGCgtcaacaacaacaataccAGATCCTGATGTCTTCCCAACAATCACCATGCCCATCACAGTAATCTTAACCGGCGGTCTTCTCTTTATAATTATCGCCGGATTCTTCACCCTCTTCTTCTGGAGATGTCTTCTGAACCGTTTGTCCTCAGCTTGGACCCTTCAGAGAACACCCTACGGTGACCTAATCCACGTCACCACTCCCCCTGAAAACACAGGCCTCGACTCATTTATCATCAAGTCCTTTCCTGTAATCCTCTATTCATCCGCAACAATGAGAAACCAATGTACTGAATGTGCCATCTGCTTGGCAGAGTTTTCAGATGAAGACACCGTTAGGCTAATAACAGTGTGTCGTCATGGATTTCATTCAACTTGCATTGATTCTTGGTTTGAGTCACACAAGACTTGCCCTGTTTGCCGGTGTGAGTTAGACCCCGGAGTGGTTGGTTCTGGAAGCCATGAGTCTTTGCACAACACGGTTACAATTACTATTCAAGACTTAAACTATGAAGAAGTGAATCCTCCTTCCACTAGTTCAAGCAAAAGGTTCCCTGAAGCCGCCTCGGCTTGGCCATTCTCTAGGTCACATTCTACAGGTCGTTTTATGGTTAAGACCAAAAGAGAACATTACCAATTCAAAGAAAATTATCCTACCACTAGTTCAAGCAAAAGGCTTATGGAAGCATCGGCTTGCCGATTTTCGAGGTCACATTCTACTGGACATTTCATGGTTAAGACGATGGATAAGACCAAAGGAAAACATTACCAGACAGGAAGCAGTGTCATGTTTGAAGAAAACAATCCTACAACTAGCTCAAGCAAAAGGCTTATGGAAGCCTCGGCTTGGCGATTTTCGAGGTCATATTCTACAGGACAGTTCATGGGTAAGACGAGGGATGTCACTATGAAGATCAAAGGAAGACATTACCAAACAGGAAGCTGTGCCTCGTTTGATGAACTTACTAGGTATGATGAAGCTACAGGATACGGTATGGCTTGGTGA
- the LOC106450199 gene encoding uncharacterized protein LOC106450199 codes for MQRLSIDASASKLQSYDINDSNRKESLSSPPPSSSSSAPDYDDHDLKDVKLRRLSSLQSPHQKRENLVHFIPVLTLICFVILYLSSHAPSQSDLAQFNGFMRSSKRLESDEDGEISGLMIGTDASAIRSSIRKLRETESLPRRRTSHRKTADF; via the exons ATGCAAAGGCTTTCCATAGACGCATCAGCTTCGAAGCTCCAGAGCTACGATATCAATGACTCCAATCGGAAAGAATCACTCtcctctcctcctccttcttcgTCATCGTCCGCTCCAGATTACGACGATCACGACCTCAAGGACGTTAAGCTCAGACGGCTATCGTCGCTGCAATCGCCTCATCAGAAACGCGAGAACCTCGTCCACTTCATCCCCGTCCTCACTCTAATCTGCTTCGTCATCCTCTACCTCTCTTCTCACGCTCCGTCGCAATCAG ATTTGGCTCAGTTTAACGGATTCATGCGTTCATCAAAGCGTCTAG AATCCGACGAAGATGGCGAAATCTCTGGGCTGATGATCGGTACCGACGCTTCGGCTATCCGGAGTAGCATAAGGAAGTTGAGAGAGACGGAATCGCTTCCCCGCCGCCGAACCTCTCACCGGAAAACAGCTGACTTCTAG
- the LOC106450200 gene encoding uncharacterized protein LOC106450200, producing MDVVGEFHKEKKLFLVYHHPKYHPVPQIQRPSSSGEKSINKQPIFLCPNARSNLAEAKSRRDSPYFYEDNFPLISSPEYLFSRKSYYNHSVLPLFWCNNKEFDADDGGCRACKYHDFGSGYYFCNLCDKKYHRECVQSPLKIKHPYHPAHALQLHGGYYSLNCIFCGTSVSRLAYYCSICEVCMHPICAMKPIPFIIYQTKMHDHPLTFFHRKASLTCNVCGLLRKLYPTYICAECNFVAHNDCMNFPRIIKISRHPHRIFHTSSLPSGEWSCGVCRKNIDGDYGAYTCDKCCDYVVHSICALGKYEWDGKDLENVSEEDDITPDVGPFDMISEGKILHFLHVHHLYLQVSIAYDENKFCQACILPIFEGNFYSCIECDFILHETCAKSHRKIQHALHPHLLTLKLMSLYESNLLMCDACGRFSGGFVYACDLEECHFNLDILCASISEPLDYQDHQHPLYVASEKKYNPMCSVCFRMCGRHLNCITCRFDICFICITLPSIISYKHDKHVLKAMLEKPESRESWCEVCEHYLRDIDTCVVYGCDECCTTFHVECLFGHDPYVRFGQQCEVDGTKFQVLRKSNTSRPFCNSCKQRCQHKIFKRHNFIACSVRCVLRNL from the coding sequence ATGGATGTCGTTGGTGAATTCCACAAGGAGAAAAAACTATTTCTAGTGTATCACCACCCCAAATACCATCCCGTACCACAAATACAAAGACCATCCTCCTCCGGTGAAAAATCCATCAACAAGCAGCCTATTTTCTTATGTCCTAATGCAAGATCGAATCTTGCTGAAGCAAAATCGCGTAGAGACTCGCCTTATTTTTATGAAGACAATTTCCCGCTCATTTCTTCCCCGGAGTATCTCTtctctagaaaatcttattaTAATCATTcagtactccctctgttttggTGCAACAACAAAGAATTCGATGCCGATGATGGTGGGTGCAGGGCTTGCAAATACCATGATTTTGGCTCAGGTTATTATTTCTGCAACCTCTGTGATAAGAAATATCATAGAGAATGCGTCCAGTCCCCACTTAAAATAAAACACCCTTATCACCCTGCGCATGCTCTCCAACTTCATGGTGGTTATTACAGTCTCAATTGTATCTTTTGTGGAACATCAGTATCTCGTCTAGCATATTATTGTAGCATATGTGAAGTTTGCATGCATCCAATATGTGCGATGAAACCAATACCTTTTATTATATACCAAACAAAAATGCATGACCATCCTCTCACTTTTTTTCACAGAAAAGCTTCGTTAACGTGTAACGTTTGTGGCTTGTTGAGAAAACTTTATCCCACCTACATTTGTGCTGAATGCAACTTTGTAGCTCACAATGATTGTATGAATTTTCCACGCATCATCAAGATATCACGTCATCCCCATCGCATCTTTCACACTTCTTCTCTCCCGTCTGGTGAATGGTCTTGTGGAGTTTGTCGCAAAAATATTGATGGTGATTATGGTGCATATACTTGTGACAAGTGTTGTGATTATGTTGTTCACTCAATATGTGCTCTAGGGAAATATGAGTGGGATGGTAAAGATCTCGAAAATGtatcagaagaagatgatataaCACCAGATGTTGGACCATTTGATATGATATCTGAAGGAAAGatacttcattttcttcatgtCCATCATCTATACCTCCAAGTCAGCATAGCATATGAcgaaaacaaattttgtcaagCTTGTATTCTGCCTATCTTTGAAGGTAATTTTTATTCTTGCATTGAGTGTGATTTCATCCTTCATGAAACATGCGCAAAGTCTCACCGCAAGATACAACATGCATTACATCCTCATTTACTTACATTGAAGCTTATGAGTCTTTATGAGTCCAATTTACTCATGTGTGATGCTTGTGGGCGTTTCTCTGGTGGCTTTGTTTATGCTTGTGATTTAGAGGAATGCCACTTCAATCTGGATATACTGTGTGCTTCAATTTCTGAGCCGCTTGATTACCAAGATCATCAACATCCCTTGTACGTtgcttcagaaaaaaaatataatcccATGTGTAGCGTATGCTTTAGGATGTGTGGAAGACATTTAAATTGCATCACCTGCAGATTTGATATATGCTTCATATGCATTACCTTACCATCCATAATAAGTTATAAGCATGACAAACATGTTCTCAAAGCTATGTTGGAAAAACCTGAATCTAGAGAGAGTTGGTGTGAAGTGTGTGAACACTATTTAAGAGATATAGACACATGTGTGGTCTATGGATGCGACGAGTGCTGCACCACTTTTCATGTAGAATGTTTATTTGGTCATGACCCATATGTGAGGTTTGGTCAACAATGCGAAGTAGATGGGACAAAGTTTCAAGTTCTTCGCAAAAGTAATACTTCTCGGCCATTTTGCAATTCTTGCAAACAACGTTGTCaacacaaaatatttaagaGACACAACTTCATAGCATGTTCTGTGAGATGTGTTCTTCGGAATCtttga
- the LOC106450201 gene encoding uncharacterized protein LOC106450201: MSIYEDPRQKIFNDYLILIGEIRGFPGMIGSIGCMHWEWKNCPTAWKGQYTRGSGKPTIVLEAVASQGLWIWHAFFGPPDDIYPKWATFFQSIPLPQGPKASLFATHQEAVRKDVERAFGVLQARFAMVKNPALLWDKIKIGKIMRACIILHNMIVEDERDGFTQFDVSVFAQPESNRSSQVDFTYSTDMPSNLGNMMSVRNRVRDKTIHQQLKADLVEHIWQKFGTNQDFY; the protein is encoded by the exons atgagtatctacgaagacccacgccagaagatcttcaacgactacttGATATTAATTGGAGAGATACgcggatttcccgggatgataggaagcattggttgtatgcattgggagtggaagaattgtccgaCTGCATGGAAAGGTCAATATACACGTGGATCAGGAAAGCCAACCATTGTTTTAGAAGCTGTAGCTTCACAAGgtctctggatatggcatgcgtttttcggacctccag ATgatatttatccaaaatgggcTACTTTTTTCCAATCTATTCCACTTCCGCAAGGTCCGAAAGCATCCTTATTCGCTACACATCAAGAAGCTGtacgtaaagatgtcgagcgtgcttttggggtcttgcaagctcgatttgccatgGTAAAAAATCCAGCTCTTTTGtgggataaaataaaaattggcaagataatgagagcatgtatcattctACATAATATGAtcgtagaagacgaacgagatgggtTCACTCAGTTTGATGTATCAGTTTTCGCACAACCGGAATCAAACCGTAGTTCACAAGTGGATttcacgtattctacagatatgcCTTCAAATCTCGGCAATATGATGAGCGTTCGGAATCGAGTTCGTGATAAAACAATACATCAACAattgaaagctgatttggttgagcATATTTGGCAAAAATTTGGAACAAATCAAGATTTCTACTAA
- the LOC111205822 gene encoding glutathione S-transferase T3-like has protein sequence MASSSDNNRGIEFYLTSLVRYDPSIKELAEQIAKDPTFTLYQVHQAKSKRVTGKCVDELGASDVSVFGSEWAQDAHFVTDCKERRKWTPTEDLVLISAWLNTSKDPVIGNEQKAIAFWKRIAFYFASSPKLVGLSKREPDNCCYEAAVKQKSSGQSEDDVMKMAHAIFFNDHKKWCGVSKENLKSKRRKIDDQSAQSSTSVPVGEEEAVGRPAGVKAAKAKNKRSVSKEEGVVDFQKMWEIRERDYVMKDKLNKQKILDSLIKKIEPLTETEIALKNKLINDMLAS, from the exons ATGGCTTCAAGTTCAGACAACAATCGTGGTATTGAGTTTTATCTCACGTCATTAGTCAGATAC GATCCAAGCATCAAGGAATTGGCTGAGCAaattgccaaagatcccaccttTACTCTGTACCAAGTGCATCAAGCTAAGTCCAAACGTGTCACTGGCAAGTG TGTAGATGAACTTGGAGCCTCCGATGTCTCTGTCTTCGGTAGCGAATGGGCCCAAGATGCACACTTTGTTACTGACTGTAAAGAAAGGCGTAAGTGGACACCAACAGAAGATCTTGTTCTCATCAGTGCTTGGCTGAACACTTCCAAAGATCCTGTAATTGGTAATGAGCAAAAGGCCATAGCGTTTTGGAAGAGAATTGCTTTTTATTTTGCATCAAGTCCCAAGCTTGTCGGTTTGTCAAAGAGAGAGCCTGATAACT GCTGCTATGAAGCTGCAGTTAAACAAAAATCCAGTGGCCAAAGTGAGGATGATGTTATGAAGATGGCACATGCGATTTTCTTCAATGACCACAAG AAATGGTGTGGAGTTTCTAAAGAAAATTTGAAGTCTAAAAGAAGAAAGATTGATGATCAATCTGCACAATCATCAACCAGTGTGCCTgttggggaagaagaagcagtTGGTCGGCCAGCTGGTGTTAAAGCGGCAAAGGCGAAGAACAAACGCTCTGTGAGCAAGGAGGAAGGAGTAGTGGATTTTCAGAAGATGTGggagataagagagagagactatgTTATGAAAGACAAGCTTAACAAGCAAAAAATACTTGATAGCCTCATTAAGAAGATAGAGCCACTTACTGAGACTGAAATTGCTTTGAAGAACAAGCTAATTAATGACATGTTAGCAAGTTAG
- the LOC106447313 gene encoding probable inactive shikimate kinase like 2, chloroplastic yields the protein MAALPSSATIFYSPSLTPFTAGQRSLSSPTRIRSSPRVLRGFHSLRHREFHCFSQNATAGGRFNSFSCNCLSAVSTTTLDYEFTDGGKEVELRLRLKTGETLSPKDISVDADGTSLDVKEKRNGLLITLLETNQLFEKIMPSETIWYIDEDQLVVNMKKVDGELKWPDVVESWESLTAGMMQLLKGASIYVVGDSTEINQKVCRELAVGLGYSPLDSMELLESFSKQTIDSWILAEGVDSVAEAESSVLESLSSHVRTVVSTLGGKHGAAGRADKWRHLYSGFTVWVSQTEATDEESAKEEARRNKQEREIGYSNADVVVKLQGWDPTHAKSVAQASLSALKQLIISDKGLPGKKSLYIRLGCRGDWPNIKPPGWDPSSDTGAHPSFS from the exons ATGGCTGCTTTACCTTCTTCAGCTACAATCTTCTACTCTCCTTCCCTAACCCCTTTCACCGCCGGTCAACGGTCCCTCTCTTCTCCCACTCGGATTCGTTCCTCGCCTCGCGTTCTCAGGGGATTTCATAGCCTTCGACACCGTGAGTTCCATTGTTTCTCTCAGAATGCTACCGCCGGCGGCAGGTTCAATAGCTTCTCGTGTAACTGCTTATCCGCCGTATCCACCACCACTCTCGATTACGAG TTCACAGATGGTGGCAAAGAGGTGGAGCTGAGACTGAGGTTGAAGACAGGCGAGACGCTTTCTCCAAAGGATATATCTGTGGACGCAGATGGAACATCTTTAGATGTTAAAGAGAAGCGTAACGGCTTGCTGATAACGCTTCTCGAGACTAACCAGCTATTTGAAAAAATCATGCCCTCCGAAACCATATG GTACATAGATGAAGATCAGTTGGTTGTGAACATGAAGAAGGTGGATGGGGAGTTGAAGTGGCCTGATGTTGTTGAGTCTTGGGAGTCTTTGACTGCTGGGATGATGCAGCTTCTTAAAGGGGCGTCGATCTACGTTGTTGGGGATTCAACTGAGATTAACCAGAAAGTGTGTCGGGAGCTAGCGGTTGGTCTTGG GTATAGTCCTCTAGACTCAATGGAGTTGCTGGAGAGCTTTTCGAAGCAAACAATTGATTCTT GGATTCTTGCAGAAGGGGTGGATTCTGTAGCTGAAGCAGAGAGTTCTGTTTTAGAAAGCTTGAGCAGCCATGTCCGTACTGTTGTCTCAACTTTGGGAGGTAAGCATGGAGCTGCTGGGAGAGCTGATAAGTGGAGGCACCTTTACTCTGGATTTACAGTCTGGGTATCACAAACTGAAGCTACAG ATGAAGAATCAGCTAAAGAAGAAGCGAGGCGAAACAAGCAAGAGAGGGAGATTGGCTATTCAAACGCAGACGTGGTGGTGAAGCTCCAGGGTTGGGACCCGACGCATGCCAAGAGCGTGGCTCAGGCCTCATTAAGTGCACTCAAGCAACTGATCATCTCAGACAAGGGACTTCCAG GTAAGAAGAGTCTGTACATAAGGCTAGGTTGCCGTGGAGATTGGCCCAATATAAAACCGCCGGGATGGGATCCGTCGTCTGACACCGGAGCTCACCCAAGCTTCTCATAA
- the LOC106447312 gene encoding probable inactive poly [ADP-ribose] polymerase SRO1, whose amino-acid sequence MESNIVKVSDSSFKDGLGKKRKHPSYYTSYDSGRSTAKLQCVLSPNGSTGKLDKSRNEVNVSENHSGKALVRYYSYFKKTGVPKRVMLYENGEWIDLPESIICAIRNDLEAKRAAIEVNCSGRHFVLDFLHMHRLDLETGVKTHLAWIDIAGKCFFPDNVGGEDLEQHGQCEIKLHLEIDINGGKSPKLKLNSADSCSLELDEDDVQRWDDETEASMFSGVKPAEEEDLDVDAVREKFVLGMAALGHVELLDAYRFSGDVAKDRQSLFKKQADITKLSRGDANVRYAWLPAKKELLSEVMMHGLGVCGDLIKKSKYGVGVHLAAANCPYFSATHCDVDENGVRHMVLCRVIMGNMEPLGGDRAQFVTGGEGYDNGVDNVSSPKHYVVWNMNMNTHVYPEFVVSFKLLSIPNAEGNLLSAAQSKHESSELTLEGAKGSLSNELGSGNKSTGSRTRRPSSNLMPYSLLFKAISSKIAQKDMDLITAYYQQLREKKISREGFSKKLRMIVGDDHLLKTTITALQRLPHTAVKMELITGGC is encoded by the exons ATGGAATCCAACATCGTCAAGGTATCGGATAGTAGTTTTAAAGATGGacttggaaaaaaaagaaagcatcCCTCGTACTATACTTCATATGATTCTGGAAGGTCGACTGCTAAGCTGCAATGCGTACTCTCACCTAACGGTTCAACCGGAAAACTTGATAAAAGTAGAAACGAAGTTAATGTTTCTGAGAATCACTCTGGGAAGGCTCTGGTCAGATACTACTCTTACTTCAAGAAGACGGGAGTGCCAAAGCGTGTAATGCTCTACGAGAACGGCGAATGGATCGATTTGCCTGAGAGTATTATTTGCGCCATCAGGAATGATCTTGAAGCAAAGAGAGCTGCTATTGAGGTGAACTGTTCCGGTCGCCATTTCGTTCTTGATTTCTTACACATGCATCGACTGGACTTGGAAACTGGTGTGAAAACACACCTCGCGTGGATTGACATTGCTGGAAAATGCTTTTTTCCTGACAATGTGGGAGGAGAAGATCTTGAACAACATGGTCAATGTGAGATCAAGCTGCACCTTGAGATTGATATCAACGGTGGGAAATCACCGAAGCTGAAGTTGAACAGTGCGGATAGCTGCAGCCTtgagcttgatgaagatgaTGTCCAGAGGTGGGACGACGAGACAGAAGCTAGTATGTTCTCTGGTGTCAAGCCTGCTGAGGAGGAAGACCTCGATGTAGACGCTGTCAGagaaaagtttgttttgggtatgGCCGCTCTAGGACATGTAGAGCTTCTTGATGCGTATCGGTTCTCAGGTGACGTCGCCAAAGATCGTCAATCTCTTTTCAAGAAACAAGCTGACATCACTAAGCTAAGCCGAGGAGACGCCAACGTTAGATACGCTTGGCTTCCTGCGAAGAAGGAACTGTTATCTGAAGTGATGATGCATGGACTTGGAGTCTGTGGAGATCTAATCAAAAAGTCAAAGTATGGTGTGGGAGTTCACTTAGCTGCTGCAAACTGCCCTTACTTcag TGCTACACATTGTGATGTTGATGAAAACGGTGTGCGTCACATGGTTTTGTGCCGTGTGATAATGGGGAACATGGAGCCACTTGGTGGCGATAGAGCGCAGTTCGTTACTGGTGGAGAAGGGTATGATAATGGAGTTGATAATGTCTCGAGTCCGAAGCATTATGTTGTCTGGAACATGAATATGAACACTCATGTTTATCCAGAATTTGTAGTTAGCTTCAAGCTGTTGTCTATCCCCAATGCTGAAG GGAATTTACTTTCTGCTGCTCAGAGTAAGCATGAGAGTTCAGAGCTCACCTTGGAAGGAGCCAAAGGTTCTCTCTCCAAT GAGCTAGGAAGTGGAAACAAGAGTACAGGTTCCAGAACTAGGAGGCCCAGCTCTAATTTGATGCCTTACTCTCTGCTCTTTAAGGCAATCTCAAGCAAAATTGCTCAGAAAGACATGGACTTGATCACTGCTTATTACCAACAACTTAGG GAGAAGAAGATATCGCGAGAGGGATTCTCGAAGAAGCTGCGGATGATTGTTGGAGATGATCATCTTCTGAAAACCACCATTACAGCTCTTCAACGCTTGCCACACACTGCTGTGAAAATGGAACTGATCACAGGTGGCTGTTAA